The Candidatus Saccharimonadales bacterium genome includes the window TACCCGGGCCAACTTAAAGTCCGAACTGCTCGGGGCTAAATTTGTCCGCCGGCTGGGTCTGGGCGGCTTGGGGGAGCCGGCCGCAAATCGGCGTGGTAAGATAAAACCGAATCGATGATTAGCGATATATTATTTACGCTGTGGTTTTTCTTCCCGGCCGGAGTCGCCAACATGGCACCGGTGTTCGCCGCACATTGGAAATTATTACCCCGGCTAGATAAACCGATGGACGGCGGCAAGCTCTGGCGCGGCCAGCGGCTGCTAGGCGATCATAAAACCATCCGGGGATTTATAGTCGGATGGTTGGCGGCGTTAATATTCGTGCTGGTTCAAGCTTACATTTACGACCAGTCAAGTACTGTGCGCGACTGGTATCCGATAGACTTTTCCGATTTCAATCTGGTGCTATGGGCAACACTTTTATCTTTGGGCGCACTCGGCGGCGACCTAGTAAAAAGTTTTTTCAAGCGCCGGCTAAATATCGCACCTGGTAAACCCTGGGTGCCGTTTGATCAGACCGACTACGTAGCCGGTACACTGCTAGCTAGCCTAGCGGTAATAGTGCTGCCACTAAGATACTACCTTATCGCCGCCGTACTAGGGTTGGTCTTGCACCCAATCAGCACATTCCTCGGTTGGATCTTTAAGCTGAAAGATACGCCGATTTAAGCTGCCGGTTCGGCCGGGACTGGGCTGCCCTTATAGTAGCTTCTTACTTCAAACAGCAACCAAAAAGCGATGACGCTTCCAATTAGAGTACTGACCAAGCTACCGGCGCCGCCGCCGTAGTAAGTGTCGACAAAAACGCTGGCCACACCGTAACCTAGGTTGATTGCAGCCGCTAAAAACAGCCAGTTCCAACCTTCGGCTTTTTTGGCCTTGAGCGGCTGGTAGGCCATCAACAAAATAGCGGCCTCAACCACTAAGAACAGTAAAGCCAGCCAGTAAAATAAGCCCAGACTGGGTACGGATGACGGCACGCCCAATGAATTTGACAGACTGTTGATGTAGTCGGCGTAGCGGTTGACACTGTGGCCAAGATTCCACAGGCTGATAGCGGCCAGGCCTTGAACGACACCGGCAATCAACGCCAGCCAGGGGTAAAAACCGGCCAATGACTTGCGAGCGTTAGCTGGCAAATGGGGAAATCCCTTAAATACATCCTGCAGCCAGGCCTCAAACGGCTTTAGCACCTCAAACATGGCGTTCCTTTCGTTATTACTCGTTCCAGCATAAACCTAACCTAGGCCCAGGCTCAATAGTTTTATTTCAGGCACTCCTGGCGGCGAGCCACAACACTACCAAGGCGATAAGTAATACCAAACCTTCAAACACGGCAAACGGATGCCATTTGAGATAGGTATTTCTAAACCAATCCGGGTCGCCGTGTTGGCGGTTGAGTTTATCGATATCCTTATTGGGCCAGCGATAGACAAGCTGCTTTGCTGGCTGGGGTTTGGCGGCAGTATGCACCCGATAAAGAAACGCAAAATGATCGCTGCTAAATGGCGCCAGCCATTGTACCCCCCAGCCGATGCCGATACTATCGTGTAGAAAATGCGTTAGAGCGCCCAACACGAACAACCCGGCTAACAACCAGTCGAAGGCCAGACCGATGATAACCGCCCCCAGTAGCAGAAAATAGGGTTTATGAAAGACTTCTCGGTGACGGTGGTCATTTTTAGTATTGCCGCCTTTATATAAATGATAAATATAGTCGAGGTCCGGAGCCAAATTAGCGGCCGCACCAAACAGGGCAAAAGTACTCAGACTATGCAGATTGCTGAAGTTATCAAATAATACTCCCCACAGAATTCCAGTACCAATATCGAGTAACATTGTTACAATTCTATTTAACTTATGAAAATTATAGCGCATCGCGGCGTTAGGACCAGCGCCACTGAAAACTCGCTGCCGGCCCTGCAAGCAGCCGTGGCAGAGGGCATGGGTGTCGAATGCGACATCCGCTCGACCGGCTCCGGACGCCTGGTTCTATGCCACGACAAGTCGCTTCGGCGGGTGGCCAATCTCAATCTAGCAGTAGCGGACATTACCGATGCTGATTTGGGCCAGATCAGATTGGCCGGCGGCGAACCGCTGGCCCTGGCCGAGACGGTGATTGAACAAATTCTACCCCAGACCTTTGTCAATTTTGAGTTTAAAGACAGTCTTTCGATTAAACCCTTAATCACCAAACTGGCCGGCACGTCGGCCCCTCATGGCTTGTTGTTGTCAACCCGGCGGACCAAAGACATCCGGCTGATTAAAGGCAGTGAATTTACACCCGGTTTGATTGGCCGAGTCGGTTGGTTGACGCTTAACAAGGCGCTGCGGCTGGGGGTAAACGTGATTATTATCCGCGGTTGGTGGTTCAACCGCTTTACGACTACGCTGGCTAAGAGGTTTGGCCTGCGGGTTTACATCTATGGACGTTCGTACCAAGCGGCCAATTATGCCGCTAAGGAGGTTGAGGGGCTAATCGTTGATGTCGTCTCGCCTAAAGATATCGCTCGCTTCGGCGTGAAAAGGGATAACAACCAGCCAGAACAGACCGACTAAGACACCAAAAGACATCGCCACGCCTAAGCGGACGGCCGCTTCGGTTTCGGTCACAACCACGGCACCGGCTAAAACACCAGCAATAGTGAGTAGGGTTATATCTAACATAAAAAAAGCAGCCCTCACAGACTGTATATAGTTATTATACACCTAAACTATTTACTTGTCAATACTAGGTTAGATGTGATAGGTGTGCTCAGCAAAAAAACGTTCGCCGGAGTCACGCTCAACCAGCTTCAAAATATCAATAAATCCCGGGAAGTACTTTTCGGGCTTAGTTTTATCAACTTTATCCCAATAACAATAACCGATGTCGGTGGCCTCTTTTAGGCTGCCGACTGGATTACGACCACGGTGAACATGAAACAAAGTGTGGGTTATAAGTTCGTGATCCTTTAACACCGTTATATAAGCGTCGCCACGATGAGTAAGAGACGTCTTTAAGTAGGTTTTTTCTAGCAGTTCGCGCTCGCTCGATTCTTTTATAGTCTCGCCCAAGTGTATCTTGCCGTATGGAAAACCGCTCAGACCGATAAAGGGCTGGTGCTTGCGCCTATAGAGCAGCCACTCACCCCGCCGATTGCTGCAGGCGATTAGGTTAACGATTTTAGCCTGGGATCGCAGCTTGTAGCTGCTAAGACTGACTTTGTCGGCGTAGGCCTGCCCAGCATTAGACAATGAATATGAGCCGTCGTCATTTTTTACGACCAACTTATCGCGCATCGTTTGTTTGAGGTGATAGATGAACAGATTGCTTTCAATCTCGGGTGGTTTGAGACGAGAGTAACGAGCTTTGTCGGTCAAGGTTAAAGCGTGAAGAATTTTTTGTTGAATGTAGTGCATCAGTTTCATTATAGAAAAATTGACTCAAATTTTTTAGTCAATTCGTCTTGACTCAACAAGTTTATAAGTCAAAACGACCAGTCTAGATTGGAGTTACAAGTCATGCCAGCCTAAGCCTATAAACGGAAGGGATAGTATGGAGCTCGCTACCAAACCAGAAAGAATAACCCGTCAGCCGGCCGCCGAGGTTGCGCTCAGCGGGGTGTGCCGAGTGTTAGTTGGCGGGTTTGACAATGCGGGGAAGTCGACCCTGGCCTGTTCCTTATTTGAAAACCTTAGGCAAAATGACATCGATACGAGTTTGTATGAACTGGATCGCTGGTCTGATACGCACGACGCTATCTTAGGCCGCAAGGATTGGTCACAAAGGTCCAAGCGCGCCGAAGTTAGCCTGACGCAATATTATGACTACGCTCAATATTACCTAAACGATCAATCAACCATTGTCATCGGCGACTTAGAAGGCCGGCAACAAAACCAACACATCCTGCAACTAGCTGGCTGTGCTCAAATCGGCATTTTGGTAACCCGTGGGCGAATTCAAAGTGATGAGACCAGCCAGTTTTTGCAGACCGAAGACGGTTGGCGCGATTTATTCGCTAAGATCGAAGTACCGATTGACTTCCACGTTCGCTCTGTGCGCGAGCACCAGGCAATTCCCATAAACACACTGCCGATATATGGACTGGAGCGTATTTCCGTACCAGACAATCCCGGCATTAAAAAATTAGCAGCTCTATTAATAGAAAGGGCCCAGTGTCTGTAAGAAAATTAGCCTTGATCGATTTAGATGACACTTTAGCTCGCACCCAGGCTGCCATGCTTCGCTACGTCAACTCCAAGTCGGTTAATAAATATTACTTTAACGATTTAACACAGGAGCACCGCTTAGGCCGTCCGACACAGTACGCAAATCTGATTCGAGACTTTTTGGGTCGGCCGGACTTAGTTATGAAAGTCAAACCATTCAAGCAAGCCGCTGCCGCTTTAAAACTGCTACGCACATGCGGTTATGACCTTGAACTGTTGACCGCTCGTAAGCCAAACCTTAGAACTACAACCGGGCTTTGGCTCAACCAGCACGGTCTAGACAAGTATTTTAGCCACGTCCATCAAAGACCAGAAAAAACTGACGGTGATGAATATAAGTTCCAGGTGGCCAAGCAGCGCCGACCGGCTTTTTTGGTAGATGACACACTGAGCGTAGCTGTCAGGCTCCAGCCGCTCAAACACCAATTTTACCTTGTCACTAAACCTTGGAACCACACCCAGGATCTACCACCAAGCGTCACGCGAATTCATAGCATCTTCCAACTAGCTAAGAAATTGGCTAAGACTGCCTAAAAGTGTAACCCTCATTGAGGCCATCGAGCTTAACCATATCAGCCTGAGTTAGCTCAAAGTCAAAAACTTCCAAATTGTCCTTTAGGTGCGCCTCACTCGTCGCCTTAGGCAAGGGCAACAGGCCTTTTTGCCGGCTCCAACGCAGCAATATCTGGGCGGGAGACTTGTTATAGCTTTTAGCAATTTCAGCCAGATTAGCGTCGCCCAGCCTGCCCGTGCGGGTCAGCGGGCTGTAGGCTTGAACTACCACGCCCAGGGCCTGGCAGTCATCGATTAGTTGCTGGTCAAAACCAAACGGCGAGGCCTCGATTTGGTTAACACTCGGCAGTTCACCTAGCTTTTGCAGTTTCTTTAGCTGCTCAATGGTGTAGTTGCTGACGCCGATATGTTTAGCCAGGCCGTCGGCCTTGGCTTTAACCAGCTCCGGCCACATGTCCTCGCCGTCGCCGCCGGCCGGCGGCCAGTGGATCAAACACATGTCAACGTAATCTGTCGCCATCTGGTGGCAGCGGTCTTTAATAGATTGGTAAGTCTGAGGACCTGGGCGGGGAGAGATTTTGGTATTGATAAATATCTCCGCCCGCTTAACCTCGGAGTCATTGATAGCCTGCCCGACTTCGGCTTCGTTGCCGTACATTTCCGCCGTATCGATCAATCGATATCCAGCCTTAATTGCTTGCCCGACGGATTCTACGGCTTGCTGGCCGGTTAATCTTGAGGTCCCCAGGCCGATAGCCGGGATACTGCCCCCGTCGTTTAGTTTTATGGTATCGACACTCATTTAAGATCTATTTTAACAGTTTTTAGCATCAGCTCAGTTGGCCCTTAAGGGGTTTTACTTAGCCGCGATCAGCAGCCTAATTGCCAGCAATATTAAAAATACCGCAAACACCCTTGTGACGGTGGCGTTTGATAGTTGGGTGATATAGCTAGCGCCGATCAAGCTGCCC containing:
- a CDS encoding CDP-archaeol synthase — its product is MISDILFTLWFFFPAGVANMAPVFAAHWKLLPRLDKPMDGGKLWRGQRLLGDHKTIRGFIVGWLAALIFVLVQAYIYDQSSTVRDWYPIDFSDFNLVLWATLLSLGALGGDLVKSFFKRRLNIAPGKPWVPFDQTDYVAGTLLASLAVIVLPLRYYLIAAVLGLVLHPISTFLGWIFKLKDTPI
- a CDS encoding metal-dependent hydrolase is translated as MLLDIGTGILWGVLFDNFSNLHSLSTFALFGAAANLAPDLDYIYHLYKGGNTKNDHRHREVFHKPYFLLLGAVIIGLAFDWLLAGLFVLGALTHFLHDSIGIGWGVQWLAPFSSDHFAFLYRVHTAAKPQPAKQLVYRWPNKDIDKLNRQHGDPDWFRNTYLKWHPFAVFEGLVLLIALVVLWLAARSA
- a CDS encoding glycerophosphodiester phosphodiesterase family protein — its product is MKIIAHRGVRTSATENSLPALQAAVAEGMGVECDIRSTGSGRLVLCHDKSLRRVANLNLAVADITDADLGQIRLAGGEPLALAETVIEQILPQTFVNFEFKDSLSIKPLITKLAGTSAPHGLLLSTRRTKDIRLIKGSEFTPGLIGRVGWLTLNKALRLGVNVIIIRGWWFNRFTTTLAKRFGLRVYIYGRSYQAANYAAKEVEGLIVDVVSPKDIARFGVKRDNNQPEQTD
- a CDS encoding NUDIX domain-containing protein is translated as MHYIQQKILHALTLTDKARYSRLKPPEIESNLFIYHLKQTMRDKLVVKNDDGSYSLSNAGQAYADKVSLSSYKLRSQAKIVNLIACSNRRGEWLLYRRKHQPFIGLSGFPYGKIHLGETIKESSERELLEKTYLKTSLTHRGDAYITVLKDHELITHTLFHVHRGRNPVGSLKEATDIGYCYWDKVDKTKPEKYFPGFIDILKLVERDSGERFFAEHTYHI
- a CDS encoding aldo/keto reductase, producing MSVDTIKLNDGGSIPAIGLGTSRLTGQQAVESVGQAIKAGYRLIDTAEMYGNEAEVGQAINDSEVKRAEIFINTKISPRPGPQTYQSIKDRCHQMATDYVDMCLIHWPPAGGDGEDMWPELVKAKADGLAKHIGVSNYTIEQLKKLQKLGELPSVNQIEASPFGFDQQLIDDCQALGVVVQAYSPLTRTGRLGDANLAEIAKSYNKSPAQILLRWSRQKGLLPLPKATSEAHLKDNLEVFDFELTQADMVKLDGLNEGYTFRQS